One Streptomyces sp. V4I8 genomic window carries:
- a CDS encoding MFS transporter produces the protein MTAVERQAAVSVPPDRLPALRRRISAVLITTQILGGLGVATGIALAAVLAKEVSGTESLSGLAPTATVAGTAVLSMPLAALMTARGRRPGLVLAYLIGALGAGVTVVAASVGSFPLLLCGMAAFGAASAANLQARFAAADLAEPERRARAISLVVWATTIGAVIGPNIAAPAGRSVTGLGIPAAAGPFLWAAGIFLISAVVVAVLLRPDPLLTARALAPAEEQSPAARSLRAGVAAVAASPRARLAVVTVAVAHTAMVSVMSMTPVDLAHHGAGIDLIGLVISGHIAGMYAFAPLMGRLSDGLGRLSGIGLAVGLLACAVLVAGTAGGSHGQTAVGLFVLGLGWSAGLVSGSALLTDSVPQPARAAAQGLSDLVMNASAGIGGAVAGLVVAQASYAWLNFTAACLLIPLAALALFTRHGRVKDVPADG, from the coding sequence ATGACGGCCGTGGAGCGGCAGGCCGCCGTGTCCGTCCCGCCCGACCGGTTGCCGGCGCTGCGGCGCCGTATCTCGGCCGTGCTGATCACGACGCAGATCCTGGGCGGCCTGGGCGTCGCCACCGGCATCGCGCTCGCCGCCGTCCTGGCCAAGGAGGTCAGCGGCACCGAGTCGCTGTCCGGGCTCGCGCCCACCGCGACCGTCGCCGGTACAGCGGTGCTGTCGATGCCGCTGGCCGCGCTGATGACCGCGCGAGGCCGTCGGCCGGGGCTCGTCCTTGCGTATCTCATCGGGGCCCTGGGCGCCGGTGTCACGGTGGTCGCTGCGAGCGTCGGGAGCTTTCCGCTGCTGCTGTGCGGGATGGCCGCGTTCGGCGCGGCGTCGGCGGCGAATCTCCAGGCCCGGTTCGCGGCCGCGGATCTGGCCGAGCCGGAGCGGCGGGCCCGGGCCATCTCGCTCGTCGTGTGGGCGACCACCATCGGCGCGGTCATCGGCCCGAACATCGCCGCGCCCGCGGGTCGCAGCGTCACGGGCCTCGGGATACCCGCCGCCGCGGGTCCGTTCCTGTGGGCGGCCGGGATCTTCCTGATATCCGCGGTCGTGGTGGCCGTACTGCTGCGGCCGGACCCGCTGCTGACGGCGCGTGCGCTCGCACCGGCCGAGGAGCAGTCACCGGCGGCCCGTTCGCTGCGCGCCGGGGTGGCTGCCGTGGCCGCCTCCCCGCGGGCGCGGCTCGCGGTGGTGACCGTTGCCGTGGCGCATACGGCGATGGTCTCGGTGATGTCGATGACCCCGGTCGACCTCGCGCACCACGGCGCGGGCATCGATCTGATCGGGCTGGTCATCAGCGGGCACATCGCCGGCATGTACGCGTTCGCGCCGCTCATGGGGCGGTTGTCGGACGGGCTGGGTCGGCTGTCCGGGATCGGGCTCGCCGTCGGACTGCTGGCGTGCGCGGTCCTCGTCGCCGGTACGGCGGGCGGCAGTCACGGGCAGACGGCCGTCGGGCTCTTCGTGCTGGGGCTCGGCTGGTCGGCGGGGCTCGTGTCCGGTTCCGCGCTGCTCACGGACTCCGTACCGCAGCCGGCGCGGGCCGCCGCGCAGGGGCTGTCGGACCTGGTCATGAACGCGTCCGCGGGCATCGGCGGAGCGGTCGCCGGGCTCGTGGTCGCCCAGGCGAGCTACGCCTGGCTGAACTTCACCGCCGCCTGCCTGCTGATCCCGCTGGCGGCACTGGCGCTGTTCACGCGGCACGGGCGGGTGAAGGACGTTCCGGCGGACGGCTGA
- a CDS encoding VOC family protein has protein sequence MTDNSTRLDHVVLWVSDPAASAAFYQETLGLAPVRLTEFIAGEAPFPSVRVNDETILDLMPMTMAERMKMLPGAAESAGHPVNHVCLSLPDADFHGLRTHLEEQDVPVSDYSYDSFGARGKAKRSFYFRDPDGNVFEARHYD, from the coding sequence ATGACCGACAACTCGACCCGTCTCGACCATGTTGTCCTCTGGGTGAGCGACCCGGCCGCTTCGGCGGCGTTCTACCAGGAGACACTCGGCCTGGCGCCCGTCAGGCTCACCGAGTTCATCGCGGGCGAGGCGCCCTTCCCCTCGGTGCGCGTCAACGACGAGACCATCCTCGACCTCATGCCGATGACCATGGCGGAGCGTATGAAAATGCTCCCCGGTGCCGCCGAGAGCGCGGGACACCCCGTCAATCACGTCTGTCTGTCCCTGCCGGACGCCGACTTCCACGGGCTGCGCACCCACCTGGAGGAGCAGGACGTTCCCGTGTCGGACTACTCGTACGACTCCTTCGGCGCCCGCGGCAAGGCCAAGCGCAGCTTCTACTTCCGTGACCCCGACGGCAACGTCTTCGAGGCCCGGCACTACGACTAG
- a CDS encoding pseudouridine-5'-phosphate glycosidase, producing the protein MVLVVSEEVREAIDARRPVVALESTIIAHGLPRPRNLQVALELEDAVRQEGAVPATIAVLDGRPHVGLDKEQLERIANEDGIRKLGHRDLPLAVASGASGATTVSATALLAGLGGVRVFATGGLGGVHREWTVTQDESADLGLLARTRITVVCAGVKSILDVPATLQRLETLGVAVAGYRTERFPGFYLSDSGHPVEWTLRSPEEAAEVMRAQDALDGPESALIVANPVPEAEQLDPELHARVLADALHACEEQGITGQAVTPFLLDYLVRHTDGASLSANLAAVRGNVRLAGQIAAAWAGA; encoded by the coding sequence GTGGTGCTGGTGGTGTCGGAAGAGGTGCGGGAGGCGATCGACGCGCGTCGACCCGTGGTGGCCCTGGAGTCCACGATCATCGCGCACGGGTTGCCGCGCCCGCGCAATCTGCAGGTGGCACTGGAGCTGGAGGATGCCGTACGGCAGGAGGGCGCCGTTCCGGCGACGATCGCCGTGCTGGACGGGCGGCCCCATGTCGGACTGGACAAGGAGCAGCTGGAGCGGATCGCGAACGAGGACGGCATCCGCAAGCTGGGGCACCGGGATCTGCCGCTCGCGGTGGCCTCCGGGGCGAGCGGGGCGACCACGGTGTCGGCGACGGCTCTGCTGGCGGGCCTCGGGGGCGTGAGGGTGTTCGCGACGGGCGGGCTCGGCGGTGTGCACCGGGAGTGGACGGTGACGCAGGACGAGTCGGCCGACCTGGGGCTGCTGGCGCGTACGCGGATCACGGTGGTCTGCGCCGGCGTGAAGTCGATCCTGGATGTGCCGGCCACCCTGCAGCGGCTGGAGACGCTGGGCGTCGCCGTCGCCGGTTACCGCACGGAACGCTTCCCCGGCTTCTACCTGTCCGACTCCGGGCACCCGGTGGAGTGGACGCTTCGGTCGCCGGAGGAGGCGGCCGAGGTGATGCGCGCCCAGGACGCGCTCGACGGGCCCGAGTCGGCGCTGATCGTCGCCAATCCGGTGCCGGAGGCGGAGCAGCTGGATCCCGAACTCCACGCGCGTGTGCTCGCCGACGCGCTGCACGCGTGCGAGGAGCAGGGCATCACCGGTCAGGCGGTCACCCCGTTCCTGCTGGACTACCTGGTACGGCACACGGACGGTGCCTCGCTGAGCGCCAACCTCGCGGCGGTGCGCGGCAACGTACGGCTGGCGGGGCAGATCGCGGCGGCCTGGGCCGGGGCGTGA
- a CDS encoding carbohydrate kinase family protein — translation MPAAGPASAAGRDGALLVVGDVVTDVIARHLGPLASGTDTAAAIRTVPGGAGANVACWAARWGAAEVRLLGRVGTDAALWHERELTASGVQPLLVVDPQAPTGTVICLVDTGAAAERTFLTDSGASLRLDPGDWSDALLDGVVWLHLSGYLLFSEPSRALVARALASARARGVPVSLDPASAGFLVELGVDRFLALVEGLEVLLPSRDEACLLTGLPDAADAAAKLSRHVPLVVAKQGADGALVARSGTVSAHVPAVPTAPKDTTGAGDAFSGAFLAALLTGARPEDAAREGCRAGALAVERVGGRPPARE, via the coding sequence ATCCCGGCTGCCGGGCCCGCCTCGGCCGCCGGGCGCGACGGCGCGCTGCTGGTCGTCGGGGACGTGGTCACGGACGTCATCGCGCGCCACCTGGGGCCGCTCGCCTCGGGTACGGACACGGCGGCGGCCATCCGGACGGTGCCGGGTGGGGCGGGCGCCAATGTGGCCTGCTGGGCGGCGCGTTGGGGCGCCGCGGAAGTGCGGCTGCTGGGGCGCGTGGGAACGGACGCTGCCCTGTGGCACGAGCGGGAGCTGACCGCGAGCGGAGTACAGCCCCTGCTCGTCGTCGATCCTCAGGCGCCGACCGGGACGGTGATCTGCCTGGTCGACACGGGTGCCGCCGCCGAGCGGACGTTCCTCACCGACAGTGGGGCGTCCCTGCGGCTCGACCCCGGCGACTGGTCGGACGCGTTGCTGGACGGCGTCGTATGGCTGCACCTGTCGGGCTACCTGCTGTTCTCCGAGCCGAGCCGGGCCCTGGTGGCGAGAGCTCTCGCGTCCGCACGCGCGCGTGGAGTGCCGGTGAGCCTGGATCCGGCGTCGGCGGGCTTTCTGGTGGAGCTGGGCGTGGACCGTTTCCTGGCGCTGGTGGAGGGCTTGGAGGTCCTGCTGCCGAGCCGTGACGAGGCGTGTCTGCTGACGGGGTTGCCCGACGCGGCGGACGCGGCGGCCAAGTTGAGCCGCCATGTCCCGCTGGTGGTCGCCAAGCAGGGCGCGGACGGTGCACTGGTGGCCCGGTCGGGCACGGTGAGCGCCCACGTCCCCGCCGTGCCGACGGCACCGAAGGACACGACCGGGGCGGGTGACGCCTTCAGCGGCGCCTTTCTCGCGGCCCTGCTCACGGGCGCCCGGCCCGAGGACGCGGCGCGGGAGGGGTGCCGGGCAGGTGCGCTGGCGGTGGAGCGGGTGGGTGGAAGGCCGCCCGCACGGGAGTGA
- the corA gene encoding magnesium/cobalt transporter CorA, translated as MSMAGNLRKVTGLGRVGGLRKVARLARRRPRVDLSHPARSPLGSSVVNCVTYRDGVRVPETGDLVDVVQRVRKRGAGFVWLGLHEPTDQEFAGIAELFALHPLAVEDAVEAHQRPKLERYDETLFAVFKTVCYVEHEELTATSEVVNTGEIMVFVGHDFVITVRHGRHGSLGPLREELESNPEQLSKGPAAVLHAIADHVVDDYLNVIDSLQEDIDEVETDVFTENGARADPGRIYQLKRELLELKRAVVPLSRPLEELASLPIRVVEPEIQAYFRDVSDHLLRAKEQIFAFDELLNSILQAHLAQVTVSQNEDMRKITAWAAIIAVPTMVCGVYGMNFKHMPELRWTFGYPLVLGVISVACVVLYRGFRRNGWL; from the coding sequence ATGTCCATGGCAGGGAATCTGCGAAAGGTCACGGGCCTCGGCAGGGTCGGCGGCCTACGCAAGGTGGCACGGCTGGCTCGACGGCGCCCCCGCGTCGACCTCAGCCATCCCGCCCGGTCCCCGCTGGGATCCTCGGTGGTGAACTGCGTGACCTACCGGGACGGCGTGCGGGTCCCGGAGACCGGTGATCTGGTCGACGTGGTGCAGCGGGTACGCAAACGCGGTGCCGGGTTCGTCTGGCTCGGCCTCCATGAGCCGACGGACCAGGAGTTCGCGGGTATCGCCGAGTTGTTCGCGCTGCATCCGCTGGCGGTCGAGGACGCGGTCGAAGCACATCAGCGGCCGAAGCTGGAGCGCTACGACGAGACGCTGTTCGCGGTGTTCAAGACCGTCTGCTACGTCGAGCACGAGGAACTCACGGCGACGAGTGAGGTCGTGAACACCGGCGAGATCATGGTGTTCGTCGGCCACGACTTCGTGATCACGGTCCGGCACGGGCGGCACGGCTCGCTGGGCCCGTTGCGCGAGGAGCTGGAGTCGAACCCCGAGCAACTCTCCAAGGGACCTGCGGCGGTGCTGCACGCGATCGCGGACCACGTCGTCGACGACTATCTGAACGTCATCGACTCGCTGCAGGAGGACATAGACGAGGTCGAGACGGACGTGTTCACGGAGAACGGCGCGCGGGCCGACCCGGGGCGGATCTACCAGCTCAAGCGGGAACTGCTGGAGCTGAAGCGGGCCGTGGTTCCGCTGAGCCGTCCACTCGAGGAGCTGGCCTCGCTGCCCATCCGGGTCGTCGAGCCGGAGATACAGGCCTACTTCCGCGATGTCTCGGACCATCTGCTGCGGGCCAAGGAGCAGATATTCGCCTTCGACGAGTTGCTGAACTCGATCCTGCAGGCGCACCTGGCACAGGTCACCGTCTCGCAGAACGAGGACATGCGGAAGATCACGGCCTGGGCGGCGATCATCGCCGTGCCGACGATGGTGTGCGGGGTGTACGGGATGAACTTCAAGCACATGCCGGAGCTGCGCTGGACGTTCGGATATCCGTTGGTCCTGGGCGTGATATCCGTCGCGTGTGTGGTGCTGTACCGCGGCTTCCGACGCAACGGATGGCTCTGA
- a CDS encoding CBS domain-containing protein, with amino-acid sequence MTTAGDIMHRGAQWIPAHETLDRAAQLMRELGVGALPISDENERLCGILTDRDIVIGCVAVGRDPSRVTAGEMAQGTPRWIDANADISDVLREMKEHQIRRLPVIENKRLVGMISEADLALNLRENEIGQWAESVYARTGAPTTH; translated from the coding sequence ATGACCACTGCCGGAGACATCATGCACCGTGGTGCCCAGTGGATCCCCGCCCACGAGACCCTGGACCGCGCCGCTCAGCTGATGCGTGAACTGGGCGTCGGAGCCCTGCCCATCAGCGACGAGAACGAGCGGCTCTGCGGCATCCTCACCGACCGCGACATCGTCATCGGCTGCGTGGCCGTGGGCCGCGACCCGAGCAGGGTCACCGCCGGCGAGATGGCCCAGGGCACCCCGCGCTGGATCGACGCGAACGCCGACATCAGTGACGTGCTCCGGGAGATGAAGGAGCACCAGATCCGCCGGCTCCCCGTGATCGAGAACAAGCGCCTGGTCGGCATGATCAGTGAGGCCGATCTGGCCCTGAACCTGAGGGAGAACGAGATCGGCCAGTGGGCCGAGAGCGTCTACGCCAGGACCGGGGCGCCGACGACGCACTGA
- a CDS encoding TIGR03618 family F420-dependent PPOX class oxidoreductase, translated as MLFSSVDARQKVRNLRRDPRISVSVYDLANPYTSVEIRGTAEIVPDEAKRLPFELSHKYLGIDPPAEKDDETRVIIRVVPRKIVGFSA; from the coding sequence GTGCTCTTCTCCTCCGTCGACGCGCGGCAGAAGGTGCGCAACCTCCGCCGGGACCCCCGCATCAGCGTCTCGGTCTACGACCTCGCCAACCCCTACACCTCCGTCGAGATCCGCGGCACCGCCGAGATCGTCCCCGACGAGGCCAAGCGGTTGCCGTTCGAGCTCTCGCACAAGTACCTCGGTATCGACCCGCCGGCCGAGAAGGACGACGAGACCCGAGTGATCATCCGCGTCGTCCCTCGGAAGATCGTGGGCTTCTCGGCCTGA
- a CDS encoding uridine kinase, which yields MGRVRLEAITWERLGDLLAERVLDLKPSDGSPWPRVAFDGAPAARPGDLAERVAEALRIRGRPSLLVGTQGFLRPASVRLEYGHQDVEAYYDGWVDTGALWREVFGPLEPDGDGRVLPDLWDPVSDRATRSPYVPLPPGGVLLLHGPLLLRHWFPFDLTVHVLLSPGALRRRTPESEHWTLPAFERYDHETDPAATAEVLVRADDPRHPAWSG from the coding sequence ATGGGCCGTGTGCGACTCGAAGCGATCACCTGGGAACGGCTCGGCGACCTGCTGGCGGAGCGAGTGCTCGACCTGAAGCCGTCCGACGGCAGCCCCTGGCCCCGCGTCGCCTTCGACGGCGCCCCGGCTGCCCGCCCGGGAGACCTCGCGGAGCGGGTCGCGGAGGCACTGCGCATACGCGGCCGTCCCTCGCTCCTCGTCGGCACCCAGGGCTTCCTGCGCCCGGCCTCGGTCCGCCTGGAGTACGGCCACCAGGATGTGGAGGCCTACTACGACGGCTGGGTCGACACCGGCGCCCTGTGGCGCGAGGTCTTCGGCCCCCTCGAACCCGACGGTGACGGTCGCGTCCTGCCGGACCTGTGGGACCCGGTCAGCGACCGAGCCACCCGCAGCCCCTACGTCCCACTCCCGCCCGGCGGCGTCCTGTTGCTCCATGGCCCCCTCCTGTTGCGTCACTGGTTCCCCTTCGACCTGACCGTCCACGTCCTCCTCTCACCCGGTGCGTTGCGCCGCCGCACTCCCGAGTCCGAGCACTGGACCCTCCCCGCCTTCGAGCGCTACGACCACGAAACCGACCCGGCCGCTACGGCGGAGGTCCTGGTACGCGCCGACGACCCACGACACCCGGCATGGAGCGGGTGA
- a CDS encoding DUF2293 domain-containing protein, protein MAPLATPPPRNGLLVIQPLRRRHCAECHAGPLQMVVLEEGAPRCLDCVDLGHLVFLPRGDTALTRRSREESGLSAVVVRFNRRRGRYERQGVLVEEPGLTRAEQRCLADAEARRRRRVRDARRRAREDVRFAEAFAAEIRRLFPGCPADRAGDIAAHASVRGSGRVGRSAAGRALGEGAVISAVVASVRHMDTPYDQLLMSGVPRHEARRRIAAAVETTLRAWRAEVSEAG, encoded by the coding sequence ATGGCACCTCTCGCAACTCCCCCGCCCCGTAACGGCCTTCTCGTCATTCAGCCCCTCAGGCGGCGGCACTGCGCGGAGTGCCATGCGGGACCGTTGCAGATGGTCGTGCTGGAGGAGGGCGCGCCACGGTGTCTCGACTGTGTCGACCTCGGGCATCTGGTGTTCCTGCCGCGCGGCGACACGGCGTTGACGCGTCGGTCGCGGGAGGAGAGCGGGCTGTCGGCGGTGGTCGTGCGGTTCAACCGGCGCCGGGGCCGTTACGAGCGGCAGGGCGTCCTCGTGGAGGAGCCGGGGCTGACCCGGGCGGAGCAGCGGTGCCTGGCGGACGCGGAGGCCCGGCGGCGGCGCCGGGTGCGGGACGCCCGGCGGCGGGCGCGGGAGGACGTGCGGTTCGCGGAGGCGTTCGCGGCGGAGATACGTCGGCTGTTCCCGGGGTGTCCGGCGGACCGGGCGGGGGACATCGCCGCGCATGCCTCGGTGCGGGGCAGCGGACGGGTGGGGCGGAGTGCGGCGGGGCGGGCGTTGGGCGAGGGAGCGGTGATATCGGCGGTCGTGGCGTCCGTACGGCACATGGACACGCCGTATGACCAGCTGCTGATGAGCGGTGTGCCGCGGCACGAGGCTCGGCGGCGGATCGCGGCAGCGGTGGAGACGACGTTGCGGGCGTGGCGGGCGGAGGTGTCGGAGGCCGGCTGA
- a CDS encoding DUF1772 domain-containing protein — MIDGPYFVLVVIGVVGTGLVAGVFCAFSTFVMRGLAALPPAQGVAAMKAINVTALMPAFMLVFIGSAVLCAVIAVVTFVLWPDEGTVELLLGSALYLFGSFGVTMVANVPRNEALAELDPGTREAAAYWPAYVREWTVWNHVRTVASAAATVSYVLALS; from the coding sequence ATGATCGATGGGCCGTACTTCGTACTGGTCGTGATCGGTGTGGTCGGGACCGGCCTTGTCGCCGGGGTCTTCTGCGCCTTCTCGACCTTCGTGATGCGCGGGCTCGCCGCGCTGCCGCCCGCACAGGGCGTCGCCGCGATGAAGGCGATCAATGTGACCGCGCTGATGCCGGCGTTCATGCTGGTGTTCATCGGGTCGGCGGTGCTGTGCGCGGTGATCGCCGTGGTGACGTTCGTGCTCTGGCCGGACGAGGGCACGGTGGAGCTGCTGCTGGGCAGCGCGCTGTATCTGTTCGGCTCGTTCGGGGTGACCATGGTGGCGAACGTGCCCCGCAACGAGGCGCTGGCCGAGCTGGACCCGGGCACCCGGGAGGCGGCCGCCTACTGGCCGGCGTACGTGCGCGAGTGGACGGTGTGGAACCACGTCCGCACGGTCGCCTCGGCCGCCGCGACGGTGTCGTATGTGCTGGCCCTCAGCTGA